In the Solanum pennellii chromosome 5, SPENNV200 genome, one interval contains:
- the LOC107019499 gene encoding uncharacterized protein LOC107019499, translating to MPGYAKFMKDMIIKKRYVSFEDNDKLQHCSSIAIRSFVEKKQDHGAFTIPCTIGLLHFAKALCDLAANINLIPLTIYKKLGLGDAKPTTVRLITTDRIVKRLIGVLHDVLVKVESFIFLSDFVILDCEVDFESGEIQSVYAITFKSESASKVQFNEKLGIEALEVVIMNFESDFIEVYDELVAELDRCEYRSKLKKMELDMKIRETPPARPSMEEKPKLELKSLPHI from the exons ATGCCTGGTTATGCAAAGTTTATGAAGGATATGATTATAAAGAAGAGATATGTGAGTTTTGAGGATAACGATAAGTTGCAACATTGTAGTTCTATTGCTATAAGATCCTTTGTAGAGAAAAAACAAGATCATGGTGCTTTCACTATCCCTTGTACCATTGGGTTGTTGCACTTCGCCAAGGCACTATGTGATCTTGCTGCTAACATAAATCTCATCCCATTGACCATTTACAAGAAATTGGGATTGGGTGATGCGAAACCCACTACGGTGCGGTTGATCACGACGGATAGAATTGTGAAGAGGCTTATTGGAGTTCTACATGACGTGCTAGTgaaggtggagtcattcatTTTTCTAAgcgattttgttattcttgattgtgaggttgacTTTGAG agtggtgagatccaatcggTATATGCCATTACTTTTAAAAGTGAGAGTGCTTCGAAGGTGCAATTCAATGAGAAACTGGGTATTGAGGCATTagaagtagtgataatgaactTTGAGAGTGATTTCATCGAAGTGTATGATGAGTTGGTGGCTGAACTTGATAGGTGCGAATATCGATCAAAACTTAAAAAGATGGAGTTGGATATGAAAATTCGTGAGACTCCACCAGCGAGACCATCTATGGAAGAGAAACCTAAATTGGAACTTAAGTCTCTACCCCACATTTGA